The following proteins are encoded in a genomic region of Micromonospora olivasterospora:
- a CDS encoding 16S rRNA (uracil(1498)-N(3))-methyltransferase, which produces MSAPLFLVESLPTAGQLTLDGPEGHHAATVQRLRVGEELLLADGRGGTAAVVVRAVGRGSLELDVTSRGYVDAPVPRLVVVQGIAKGDRGELAVQAMTEVGVDEIVPWAASRSVAQWRGDRGVRAREKWVATAREAAKQARRPWLPVVAGAPDESTATVARRIGGAAAAFVLHEEAEERLAAAELPAAGEIVLVVGPEGGIAPAELDAFRAAGARAVRLGPAVLRTSTAGVAALSVLAARLGRW; this is translated from the coding sequence GTGTCCGCGCCGCTGTTCCTGGTCGAGTCCCTGCCCACCGCCGGCCAGTTGACGCTCGACGGCCCCGAGGGCCACCACGCCGCCACCGTGCAGCGGCTGCGCGTCGGCGAGGAGCTGCTGCTCGCCGACGGCCGGGGCGGCACCGCCGCCGTGGTGGTCCGGGCCGTCGGCCGGGGCAGCCTGGAGCTCGACGTCACCTCCCGGGGATACGTGGACGCGCCCGTGCCCCGCCTCGTCGTGGTGCAGGGCATCGCCAAGGGGGACCGGGGTGAGCTGGCCGTGCAGGCGATGACCGAGGTCGGGGTGGACGAGATCGTCCCGTGGGCGGCGTCCCGCTCGGTGGCGCAGTGGCGCGGGGACCGGGGCGTACGGGCCCGGGAGAAGTGGGTGGCGACCGCCCGGGAGGCGGCGAAGCAGGCCCGCCGCCCGTGGCTGCCGGTGGTGGCGGGCGCTCCCGACGAGTCGACCGCGACCGTGGCCCGCCGGATCGGCGGGGCCGCCGCCGCGTTCGTCCTGCACGAGGAGGCCGAGGAGCGGCTGGCCGCCGCCGAGCTGCCCGCCGCCGGGGAGATCGTGCTGGTGGTCGGCCCCGAGGGCGGCATCGCTCCGGCCGAGCTGGACGCCTTCCGCGCGGCCGGCGCCCGCGCCGTCCGCCTCGGCCCCGCGGTGCTGCGCACCTCCACGGCCGGCGTCGCCGCGCTCAGCGTCCTGGCGGCCCGGCTCGGCCGCTGGTGA